The Dendrosporobacter quercicolus genome window below encodes:
- the glmM gene encoding phosphoglucosamine mutase has product MGKLFGTDGVRGVANKELTPELAFRLGRAATAFFGEESTAQPVVIIGRDTRISGHMLEAALAAGICSAGGTAVLAGVVPTPAVAYLTRKLNAQAGVVISASHNPYPDNGIKFFAGTGYKLPDAVEERLEAMVLAAEDMLARPTAQGVGRIEYRHDLINEYIDYAVSTVGEQFNGCKIVVDCSNGAAFEVAPAVLKRLGAEVIVINDRPNGININDNCGSTHMEGLQQAVVKYQADIGIAHDGDADRCLAVDETGVLVDGDQIMVICALELLKRNKLKANTLVTTVMSNIGLHQAVKRAGGRLEITPVGDRYVLETMREYGYSLGGEQSGHIIFNDYSTTGDGLITALQLIWAVRKSGKKLSELGSLMTRFPQILVNVRVKSKDGWQNNPAISAAIEAGQDRLGESGRILVRPSGTEPLIRVMAEGPDLPQLEDIVHGIADVIRREQG; this is encoded by the coding sequence ATGGGAAAACTTTTTGGGACAGACGGAGTTCGGGGTGTGGCGAACAAAGAGCTCACACCGGAGCTGGCCTTTCGATTAGGCCGGGCGGCTACCGCTTTTTTTGGTGAAGAGTCTACGGCTCAGCCCGTAGTCATCATCGGCCGGGACACCAGAATATCCGGTCACATGCTTGAAGCGGCCCTGGCGGCTGGAATATGTTCAGCCGGAGGAACCGCCGTGCTGGCCGGAGTTGTACCAACGCCGGCGGTTGCTTATCTGACCCGCAAACTTAACGCCCAGGCCGGAGTGGTTATATCCGCCTCACATAATCCTTATCCTGACAACGGCATCAAATTTTTTGCCGGCACAGGCTATAAGCTGCCTGACGCAGTTGAGGAAAGGCTGGAGGCTATGGTACTGGCTGCTGAAGATATGCTGGCCCGGCCAACTGCCCAGGGCGTGGGGCGAATTGAATACCGGCATGATTTAATCAACGAATATATTGATTATGCTGTCAGCACGGTTGGCGAGCAGTTTAACGGCTGTAAAATTGTTGTCGACTGTTCAAACGGCGCGGCGTTTGAGGTAGCTCCGGCTGTGCTGAAACGGCTGGGCGCAGAGGTCATTGTCATCAACGACCGGCCCAATGGCATTAATATCAATGACAACTGCGGTTCAACCCACATGGAAGGCTTGCAGCAGGCTGTTGTAAAATACCAGGCCGACATCGGAATCGCCCATGACGGGGACGCTGATCGCTGTCTGGCGGTGGATGAAACGGGCGTATTGGTGGACGGCGATCAAATTATGGTCATTTGCGCGCTGGAACTGCTAAAACGGAATAAGCTGAAGGCCAATACCCTGGTTACGACCGTAATGAGCAATATCGGTTTGCACCAGGCCGTTAAAAGAGCCGGCGGCAGGCTGGAGATAACACCGGTTGGCGACCGCTATGTATTAGAGACGATGCGGGAGTATGGCTACTCACTGGGCGGAGAGCAGTCAGGCCACATTATTTTTAATGATTACAGTACTACCGGCGATGGCCTGATTACAGCCCTCCAATTGATCTGGGCAGTCCGCAAAAGCGGTAAAAAACTATCGGAGCTGGGTTCGCTCATGACCAGATTTCCCCAGATTTTAGTGAATGTGCGGGTGAAAAGCAAAGATGGCTGGCAGAACAATCCGGCCATCAGTGCGGCTATCGAGGCTGGTCAAGACAGGCTGGGCGAAAGCGGCCGGATTTTAGTCAGGCCGTCAGGGACAGAACCGCTGATCAGGGTAATGGCTGAAGGACCGGACTTGCCGCAGCTGGAAGACATTGTTCATGGCATCGCCGACGTGATCAGGCGTGAACAAGGTTAA
- a CDS encoding NAD(P)/FAD-dependent oxidoreductase: MLRIANLRVSLDNDTALAKLAAKRLKLPPQAVLEVVLVRKALDARRKTNINFVYTLDVRVAAAEGQVLSRLRGDKDVARTEGYIPPPLSPGNRVLEDQPVIVGLGPAGLLAAFTLARHGYRPLVLERGRDVDRRIRDIARFWQTGSLDEVSNVQFGEGGAGTFSDGKLTTRVNHPGMGEVLDLLVAAGAPPEIKYSYKPHIGTDNLRQVVKNIRKQIIALGGQVEFEAQVTGLVIKERQLQELVVNGRRIPCTVALFGIGHSARDTYAMLNQCGVAMEAKPFAIGVRIEHPQQMIDQAQYGSAAGHPRLPAADYALVHHARQTGRTAYSFCMCPGGLVVAAASAPGQVVTNGMSNYGRSSKIANSALVVNVVPEDFGGGILGGIEFQRRYEALAYQSGGCNYSAPVQTVGDFLGGKQGGSAFLTQPTYQPGFTAADLGQCLPDFVTATLREALPEFGRKIRGFDDNGAVMTGVETRTSAPVRIVRTGDFVSLNTGGFYPIGEGAGYAGGIMSAALDGLNAARAVIQQYKV; the protein is encoded by the coding sequence TTGTTAAGAATAGCTAACCTACGGGTGTCGCTGGACAACGATACGGCATTGGCGAAGTTAGCGGCTAAACGTCTAAAACTGCCACCTCAGGCTGTGCTTGAGGTGGTCCTTGTACGTAAAGCGCTTGATGCCAGACGGAAGACCAACATAAATTTTGTTTATACTCTTGATGTAAGGGTAGCTGCGGCTGAGGGGCAGGTACTGTCGCGTCTGCGCGGGGATAAAGATGTAGCCCGGACCGAGGGCTATATTCCGCCGCCGCTTTCGCCGGGCAATCGGGTGCTTGAAGATCAGCCCGTCATTGTCGGGCTTGGACCGGCCGGCCTCTTGGCCGCGTTTACCCTGGCCCGGCATGGTTACCGGCCGCTGGTGCTGGAACGGGGCCGCGATGTTGACCGGCGGATTCGGGATATTGCCCGCTTTTGGCAGACCGGCAGCCTGGACGAGGTTTCCAATGTCCAATTTGGCGAAGGCGGAGCCGGAACCTTCTCCGACGGTAAACTGACTACCCGGGTAAATCATCCCGGCATGGGCGAAGTGCTGGACTTACTGGTTGCGGCCGGAGCCCCGCCGGAAATAAAATATTCGTATAAACCGCATATTGGCACCGATAATTTGCGGCAGGTGGTAAAGAATATTCGTAAGCAGATTATTGCTTTGGGCGGACAGGTGGAATTTGAAGCCCAGGTTACGGGTTTAGTAATTAAAGAGCGTCAACTGCAAGAACTGGTCGTCAACGGCCGCCGCATTCCCTGTACTGTGGCACTGTTCGGCATTGGACATAGCGCGAGAGATACGTATGCCATGCTGAACCAATGCGGCGTGGCAATGGAAGCCAAACCGTTCGCCATTGGCGTCCGGATCGAGCATCCGCAGCAAATGATCGATCAGGCCCAATATGGGTCGGCCGCCGGTCACCCCCGGTTGCCGGCCGCCGATTATGCCCTGGTCCATCACGCCAGGCAAACCGGTCGCACCGCCTATTCGTTCTGTATGTGTCCGGGCGGGCTGGTCGTAGCGGCTGCTTCAGCGCCGGGTCAGGTAGTGACCAACGGCATGAGCAATTATGGTCGTTCCAGCAAAATTGCCAACAGTGCGCTGGTAGTCAATGTCGTACCGGAGGACTTTGGCGGCGGAATTCTGGGCGGCATTGAATTTCAGCGCCGGTATGAGGCTCTGGCTTATCAGTCAGGCGGCTGCAACTATTCTGCTCCAGTACAAACGGTTGGCGACTTCCTGGGCGGAAAACAGGGCGGCAGTGCCTTTTTGACCCAGCCTACTTACCAACCGGGCTTTACTGCCGCTGATCTCGGGCAGTGCCTGCCGGATTTTGTAACGGCAACCCTAAGGGAGGCCTTGCCGGAGTTTGGCCGCAAAATCCGGGGATTTGACGATAACGGCGCGGTAATGACCGGGGTGGAAACCAGGACATCGGCTCCGGTAAGAATTGTCCGGACCGGAGATTTCGTTTCCCTCAATACCGGCGGCTTTTACCCTATTGGCGAAGGCGCTGGCTATGCCGGAGGAATTATGAGCGCCGCGCTGGACGGTCTTAACGCCGCCCGGGCGGTGATCCAGCAGTATAAAGTATAA